Sequence from the Sphingomicrobium clamense genome:
CCAAGCCTCCCGGCTGGATCGACAGGCAATTTTATTGGAGCGCAGTCTAGTTTAAGCTGAATGGAAGGACGGCCGGCTATGTCGCCAAGCACTTTGCAGACCCTCTTGATATAAGCTCCCGCAGCAACTGTTTCCGATCTTCCCGCATGCTCCCCAATCAGCAATTCTTCGTAAAGGAGGGCCAGCGCCTCCACCCGATTACTGAGAGCTAAAAACGACTCCTTGGTAACCGGGCGATTGGCGTGCAGGCGAATTAGGCTCACCACCATAGCCAAATGGTTCTTCACCCGATGCTGAATCTCCTGAAGCATCACTTCAGACGCCGTGATGTGCTCGGGACGCTGCCCCCCACCAGTGCCAATCTGCTCCTCTTCAGGCACTTCACGAAGAATTCCTAAGAAGCCCGTGACTTTTCCTTCACTGTCCTCAATGGGAGTGATGAGAAGGCGGTTGATAAATGTCGATCCGTCGGCCCTGTAATTGAGGAGAGACGTGCTTACATCAGTGCCGTCTCTAAGAGCCTCCCTGATACGCTGCACGTCTTCCTTGGCCGTCAACTCTCCTTGGAGAAAGCGGCAATTACGACCTAGTATTTCAGAATGGTCATACCCTGTTAGCCGGAGGAACCCCTGGTTCGCGAATATGATCGGGTTATCGTCTTGATTGGGGTCGGTAAGGACGACGCCTAAATTAGCTCGCTTGATGCACTCAGCGAGGTCCAGACTTTGGTTGGCCGTATTCGAAGCGCGTTTCCTCTTGATAGCCCGCCCCTTTTCTCGATGAACTATCTAGCAGAGTTACGGAAAAGAGTCATTTAACCGCAACGATTGCGGCATAGTCCGCTCCGGCTAGTTGACCGTTTAGTTAGCGCTGGAGGGTCCTCACCGCCGGACTAGCAAGTGGAACGTTCCTACCTCCTGAGACGTAAGGAATATACGAAACAGGAGGGACCAAATGCGAACAGACAACTACGAAGATAGGAAAGTAGAAGCCGCAATAGTCGGTGCAAGCGAAACGCCCGCTTTGTTGAGCAGAGTTTCTTGGGGTGCGATCATTTCGGGAACTGTAATATCAATCGGCTTGCTTTTTCTATTGGGTTTGCTTGGCTCTGCAATCGGTTTCAGTTCGGTTGATCCGCAGAGCAACGATCCGCTAGGCGGTATTGGTATCGGTGCCGCGATTTGGTGGGCGCTAGCCAGTATCATCTCGCTGGGGGTCGGAGGCTTTGTAGCGGGGCGGTTGTCAGGAATGCCCGACAAGGCATCGTCTACGGCTCATGGCGCTAGCGTGTGGGGCTTGGTTACGATTCTTACGCTCTGGTTTGCCGCAAGCGCAGTCGGCTCCGTTCTAAATACCGCCACTGGCGCCCTCGCGACTGTGATGGAAACGGCAGCGCAGGCCGCGGAGATCGACAGTCTACCCACCGATGAAATTGAGGCTCAAGCGGACGAGATTGCTCGTTCAATTGATCCGTCGGACCGCCAGATGGTGCGCGAACGGGCGACCAGGGTCGCAGACCAGTCCGCCGAAACCTTGTCTATATCGGCCTGGTATGCGTTTTTCGCCTCGCTGCTGTCGCTTCTTGCTGCCGTGTTCGCGGCCGGGGCGGGCGCTCCAAAGCTGCCCGTGGTGACTGGTCGTAAGGAAGTCGAAATTTCCTAGTCCCAGATGCAGTGAGCCTGTCGGGAGTTGCATTGATTGCGGCGTCCGACGGCCTTTCTCGGGAGAACCAACATTCAAAAGTTCAGCATCGCTATTCTCGCTGTTGCCGTCCTTCTCCTACTGGCAGTTCTGGTGTCATTGGCACCTAGTGACATGTGGTTCGTGCGCGCGGTCGATCTGGTGCGCGAACCGATGGCCTATTTCGCAGCCATGTTGCTGATGGCCGCATTCTTCATCAATGACCGAGAACGCCCGCTGGCGATAATTGCGCTCGCAATTGTGATTGGCATCAACGTCTGGCGGATCTGGCCCTATTCGGCCTTTGCGGCGGCGGAGATGGCGATTGGGGACCATGCCACCGACACGGACCGCGTGTGTTTCACAGCCATGTCGGTCAACGTGAAGGTCAAGAATCGGGACTATGATCGGATTAGCACGCAGATCGAGCAGCGCGATCCCGACGTCTTATTCCTTATGGAAACCGACCAAAGGTGGATCAACAACCTAAGCTCGGTCCTGTCGACTTTTCCCAATGTCGTCACTCATGCCCAACCGAAGGCCTTTGGCTTGGTTTTCGCTAGTCGATTGCCCGTTGTGAAAACGAACGTCGTTGAGAATACCTATCGCGACACGCCGACCTTATACGCGACTTTGACGCCCTCCCCCCGCTCGCCCGTCGAATTTATTGGCTTGCACCCCAAGCCACCCTTGCCTGGCTGGAACACCGAACTGCGCGACAAGAATATCGTGAACGCGGCCCTGCAGACCCCGGACCGACTACCCGACGCGATCGTGATGGGGGATTTCAATGATGTTCCCTGGTCTCGGACTACGGAACGATTCAAGGAAACAGGCGGGTGGAAAGACCCACGTGTGGGGCGCGGCACCTATCCCACGTTCCCGGCGAACATCACCTGGCTGGGCTGGCCCCTTGATCAACTGATGGTCAAAGGAAATGTCGCGATCGAAGCCTTCGAAGTCTTACCTGAAAATGGTTCGGACCATCGAGCTGTATTCGCCCGTTTCTGCCACTAGTTCTTTGGACGCACTCGTTTGACTTTAACGAACTTCGTTCAGAACATGAACGGCGAAGAACGGCATCGTCCCCAAGTGAATCGTGTCAGATCCCGGCTCGCCCTATTGCGGCGCATCGGGCACGTCGACCTTTTCAATCTCTTCTCGGTCGAACTCGACATCAGCAAGGCATTCAACCTCAGTGATGGCGCTGTCGTCTCGTGGGATCACAGACAGTTTGCCGTCCGGTTCTAAGATAACCCAATTTGCAGCGGCTGGATCGGTTAGTCCCGCGAAGCGCAAGCGCGACTGAAGCTCTTCTTCAGAAATACGTTCCCGCTTCATTGCATCGCGAAGGAAGACCCCTTTGTGCACTAAAAGGGTCGGATCAGCCTTAAATATGGAGCCTATTTTTGGGTAGAGCACGAAAATTTTCGTCACAACGAATTGACAGGCGCCCAACACGGCCATCGCAACCATCGCCTCGATGATGCTGATATCGCGAAGCAGGATGCCACTTGCTAGTATGCCTCCGGTTGCGACAGCTATAATCCAATCAAAATTGTTCATCTGCGCGGTTGCTCGCTTGCCGAGCACGCGCACCATCACCACGACGAAGATAAACAAAACGATGCCGCCAACCGCGACGTCGGTTAGACGATCCCAATTCAGATCGGAAATGGCGAAGCTGATTGAAGACCCGCTAAGGTGGGTTGTTATTGAGCAGAGCGCCATATGCGGCCAATGAAGAATTGGTCCAAACGTTCCTTGCCAACGAGCTGCTTCTTCCGTCGACAATTAGATACTCGCTCAGGTATTCTGATTTTTTCGACCGCATTGGGTAGTTCGCAGACAGGCCAGTAACAGGCCGCGCAAGGTGATCGCACCTCACGGCCACCTGTGCACGAAGACTGCAATATATGTTATGATACCATTCTGCATCTTAAGAGATCTAGGAGGGGAACATGTTTAGCCTGGCCGTCGCATTACTCTCGTTCGCGAACCTGCACGATCATCATGAAGATCGTCTGAAGCTTCAGCGCGGCAAGGCAGGAAACACACTCGTCGTGTCCGGCCCTACAGGCGGGCCTTACGACCGAATTGGACCCCAATTCGAGTTGAATGTAGATGCGCGGCTTCCAGGTGAGCCGAACAATCCGATCGAAAATCGTGGCATGACGTTGTTCTACGACGGCAAAGCGGTGGCTAGCGCCACGATAGGCGGCGGGTGGCATCACTTTAGAGTGCAGGTGCCGCACACAACGCTGGTGCGGTTTGGGTCAGGATATGAGGTTGATCCGGTAGCCGAGTGCAATAAGGCCTTTGCGACGGCGTCCGAGGAAGGGAAGACCCATATGCGGCGCAACGGCGACTATCTTGAAGGCGATTATGGCTATCGTGTCACGGGCGTTCAACATTGGGTCGTCAACAAGTCGAAAATGTTTGAAGAATGGGAGGACAAGAGGTTTACGGATAGCGAGAATATCCCGATCATTATTCGCTGCGAACCGATAGGCGGCGGTCAGCAGGTCATGAAGATCGCGCCACTAGTAAAGAACGCGACGTTGCGTGCACAGCTTGTCGGCGAAGAAGAACATGCCGGACAGCTGTGTCCTGACAAAGTGCGACTTTACGGTCGGGTCGAGACCGGACGAAAGGGTGATTTATGGGCCCTCATGCGTGGGACCAACTACCTAAGTCCTCGGCGATCGTTGCAGAACCCAGGAAATGTCACGCGATCAGTCACCGAGACCTACGATATTCGGTGGGCGCCGCGCACGGATCAAATTGCAGGAAGTGAGGGCAAAGCACCGCTTATGTCGAGAGATCTCGCGTTCGATCTCAACGTTGCTGATGCCAACAATCGTCACGTCGCTCGTGCAAGCGCGAAAATCACTGCAGCATGCAAGCTTGCCCCGAAGAGAGTTCGTATCCAGCTGCCGTCTAAAGCGGACTGATATGGCGACGCGGTAGGTCACGCCGCTCAGCGATGCGAACACAAACTGGAGGATCCATGGCCGCCGCGATGAAAGAGAATCTCAGGCTTGGCCTGGCAACGACCCTGTGCGTGATCGGTGCCTTCTGGTGGACCATAGAGGACTATCAGAAGGACAGGGTGGCGACCCTCGTCGTCCAATCGACCATCGGCCTGATCGAAACCGACGCAAAATCCGACGCTATCGAAGGAATGGTAGCGGAGGAGGGACTTGAACCCCCGACACGCGGATTATGATTCCGCTGCTCTAACCAGCTGAGCTACTCCGCCCCATGCCATGAGGCGCGCCGGACAAGCGGCGCTGCGGGGCGTGCCTATAGGGCGGCTTTCCAAACCGGTCAACGCCGAAAGGAACTGCTTGTGCTCACCGCCGTTGCACCTTCGAACATCCGTTTTTCGAAAGCAGGGCCATGGAATTCTCGACCCCACTCGACATGTTGTGCCGCATCATCTTTCGCGCCCGCGAATATGAAGCGCAGATCCCGACCAACTATGACGAGGACGAATCGCCCGACAATGTCGACGGAGACGATGAGGACGAGGCCTTCTCCGTCCTCGACGACGACATCAACACGTCTGTCGAGGAGGAGCTGGTCGGTACGCTCGAGGACCTTGCCGACGACCAGATCGCCGAAGTGTACGCGCTCGCGCTGATCGGGCGCGGCGACTACGAGGCAGCCGACTGGGACGAGGCGATCGAGGCGGCGGGCGAGGAAGGCGACATTCCCGAACAGATTCTCGAAATGCCGATGTTCGCCTCTTTGCTCGAAAGCGGGATGGCGGCCTTCGACCTCGACTGCGACGGGGTCGGCACGCTGACCTAGCGCGCGCTGCCGCGACCGCGAAAATTCCAGCGGCCGATCGGCTCCCACGGGCCATCCATGTAGCGATGCAAGGCCAGCCCCGCGATCTCCAGCGGTCGCGGCTCGAAGCTGCGCTCGAGTTCAGTCTTGAGCGCCTTGGCGACCTTGGATTCGACCTTGTTCTGGATGGTGATGTGGGGGCGCCAGCCCTGATTGTCCTGCGCGGTCAACGCGCCGTGAAAATGCTCGGCGATGAGTTGGCGTAAGGCCTCGAGATCGTCCGAGCGGATGCGAAAGGCGACACCCCTGCCCAGCGACATGACTTCGGACAGCTTGGCATCGGGTTTGCGATGATGCGCCGCTAGCTGGGATAGCAGGGCCTTCGCCTCCGCCTCGAGCGAGGGCGGGAGGGCATGGAACAGTGTCAGATGCGCCTTGAGAAAATTGCGCTCTGGCGGGAAATGCTCGCGGCGTAGGCCGTCTAGTCGCGACAGGTCGCGCGCGCCCAGCATGGCAGTGACGATCAATGCTCCGGCCATTCGCTCTCCAATCCCCGCCATCCGTCGAAGCGACGGGACAAAGCCTGTCCAGCCGTCTATGAGGCGCGGCGAATCAAACGTTCATCGGAGAGGATGTTCCATGCGCATCGGTGTGCCCAAGGAAATCAAGAATCACGAATATCGCGTCGGGTTGACGCCCAGCTCGGTCGCCGAACTGGTCAATCACGGGCACGAAGTCTTCGTCGAGACCAAGGCGGGCTGCGGCATCGACTTCGACGATGATCACTACCGCCGCATCGGTGCGACCATCCTCGATAGTGCGCAGGACGTGTTCGACACGGCCGAGATGATCGTAAAGGTGAAGGAGCCTCAGCCAAGCGAAATCGCAATGCTGAAGCCGCACCACACGCTCTACACCTACCTTCACCTCGCCGCCGACAAGCCGCAGACCGAGGGCCTGATGAAGTCGGGCGCGACCTGCATCGCCTACGAGACCGTCACGAGCCCGGCCAACACGCTCCCGCTGCTGAAGCCGATGAGCGAAGTCGCGGGCCGCATGTCAGTGCACGTCGGCCAGCACTATCTTGAAAAAGAACAGGGCGGTCGCGGCGTTCTCCTTGGCGGGGTTCCGGGCGTGAACCCTGGCAAGGTCGCGATCTTCGGCGGCGGCGTCGCGGGCATCAACGCGGCGATGATGGCGACCGGCCTGCGCGCCGATGTCACTATCTACGACATCAACCCCGACCGTCTTGCCGAGCTCGACCTGCACTTCGGGTCGACCATTAAAACGCAATATGCGTCGAAACCCGCGATCGAGCGCGCGGTGGCCGAGAGCCACCTCGTCATTGGCGCGGTGCTGGTGCCGGGCGCCGCCGCGCCCAAGCTGGTCACGCGCGAGATGCTATCGACCATGAAGCGCGGCAGCGTGCTAGTCGACATCGCGATCGACCAGGGCGGATGCTTCGAGACCTCGAAGGCGACCACGCATGACGATCCGGTCTACGAGGTCGACGGCATCATTCACTATTGTGTGGCAAACATGCCCGGCGCGGTGGCGCGTACGAGCACCTTCGCGCTCAACAATGCGACGCTGCCCGGTGCGGTGCAGATCGCAAACCTCGGGCCCGAGGAGGCGATGCGCCGCGATCCGCACCTCGCCAACGGGCTCAACGTTTCGGACGGCAAGGTGCGTCACAAGGCGGTCGCCGACACGTTCGACGATATCGATTACGTTCCGGTCGGCTCCTGACCCTCGGTCAGCGCCAGCCCGCCCTCGATAAATTCGCGCCACGGCGCTTCGGCTGGCGTTTCTTTCAGGAGCGCCAGCCAATCTTCGCGCGCGCCCTCCGCATCGCCCGAGCGTAGCTTGGCGAGCGCGTAGAAGAAGCGCGGGCCGGGATGGTCGGGCGCCAGGCCGACCGCACGTTCGTAGGCGAGCTGCGCGGCGGGTGTCAGCGTCCCGGCATCGTCGACCAGCGCGTTGGCATAGCCGGTCCACAGCGCGAAATTGCGCGGGTTCTCGCGCACTGCCGAGCCGAGGATGCCCGCGGCCATGCGCGTCTTGCCGCGCGCAGCGAAGGCTTCGGCCATGTTGAACCAGCGATCGCTAGCCTGGAATTGTCCAAAGAAGACGGTGCGCGCGCCGGTCAGCGGGAGCGGCGGCTGGCTCTCTGCAGTGACGCGCGGGTCGGCGGGGAGGCCGGGTCGACCGAACAGGGCATAGCCTGCCCCGCCCAGCATTAACGCCGCGGCCACCAGCGTCAGGCGCGGGCCGCGAATGCCTGCCAGCCAGAAGATGCCGAGCAGGAGCAGGACGATGCCCAGCAGGATGAGGAAGCCCGTCATTCTCCGCTCTTCCTGCGAAAACGGCCGCGCACGAGGAAGAGGCCGAGCGCAAGCAATAGCAGCGGGGCGAGGAAAAGCGGCCACAGCAGCGGGTTGCTGGTCGTGGGTTTGTAGCTGACCCAGTCGCCGTAGCGCTCGATCAGGTAAGTCCTTATTTCTTCGGGACTTTCACCCGCTTCGATGCGCGTGCGGACGAGGTGGCGCATATCGCCGGCCATGTCGGCGTCGCTGTCGGCGATCGACTGGCCCTGGCAGACGAGGCAGCGCAATTCTTCCATCAGCGCGGCGGCCTCGGCTTCCTTAGCCGGGTCCTCGAGCTGGGTGTTGGCGAGCGGCGCGGAGGCGAGCGCGGCGGCAAGAAGCCAGATCATTGGACCGCCTCCCATTCCGCCAAGATCACCTCGACATCGGCAGGCATGATCGGGCCCTGGTGGTGATAGGTGATGACGCCGTTGCGATCGACGATGAAGCTTTCCGGGACGCCCGAGGCGCCAAAGGCGATCATCGCCGCGCTGTCGGGATCGGTGCCAATGGCCGCGAACGGGTCGCCATGGCGGTCGAGGAAATCGCGCACCGCCCCGGGCGTGTCGCGCACGGCGATGGCGTCGATCGTCACGCCGCGCGCCGCGAGCGCGTCGAGCAGGGGCGCCTCGGCGATGCAGGGAATGCACCAGCTGCCGAACAGGTTGACCATGCGCGGACCCTCGAGCGAGGCGCTGGAGAGGCCGGGGCGATCCTCGAACATCGGCTCGAGCGCGAATTCGGGGACAGGCTGGCCGACCAGCTGGCTGCGCACGCGTTCTTCGCCCGGCACTGCGAGGCGCCACGCGGCGATGGCGACGATGACGAGCAGGACGATGAGGGGGAGGAAGCGTTTTACCATGCGCCCGGCTCCTTGATACGCTTGGCGCGTCGGCGCTCGCCCAGCGTCCGCCCAATGAGCGCCACGAGGCCGCCTAGCGCGACGAGGAGACCGCCGAGCCAGATGAGCGTCACGAAGGGCTTCCACCACAGGCGCAGCTGCCAACCCTCATTCTCGCTCCCCTCGCCCAGCACCGCGTAGAGCTGTCCGTCCCAGCGACTCGCAAGCGCGGCTTCGCTGGTCACGGTGGGCGGCGAGGTGAAGGCGCGCGACTGCGGCTTGAGCACCTCGACCCCGTCACCGCGGCTGGCGAGCAGGGTCGCCTGCACCGCAGTCCAGTTGTCGCCAACGACCGGCTCGACGCTTTCGTAGCGGATGGTCCAGGGGCCGACCTCGACCTGTTCTCCGGGCAAGGCGCGCACGAGACGCTCCTGCGTGAACGAGGCCTCCGACGCCATTCCGGCGAGCGCGAAGGCAAGCCCTGCATGCGCGATCACCATCCCCCATAAAGAGAGCGGCGTGCGGCGCAGGTTGCGCCCGACCAACGGCGCGAGGCTGGCGACGAACAGGCCCGGCGCGATGGCCAGCCCGAGCCGCGACAGCCAGCTCATCTCGAGCCCGAGCACCAGCGTGCCCGCAAGCGTGGCGGCGGAGACGAGCGCGGCGATCGACACCGACTTCGGAATGGGCCTGCGGTCGCGGCGCCAGCGCAGCATCGGGCCGATGAACAGGAGCAGCGCCAGGAGCAGCGCGAAGGGTCCGATGACGAGATTGAAATAAGGCGGGCCGACCGACACGCGGCTGCCGAGTGCCTCGGCGACGACAGGGTAGAGCGTGCCGATGAAGACCAGCGCCAGGATGATCGACAGCAGCAAATTGTTGGCGACCAGCGCGCCCTCGCGGCTCTTGTAATCGAACCGTTCGCCTTCCTTGACGGTCGCGATGGTCATGCCGAACAGGGTCAGCGCTCCGCCGACATAGATGGCGAGCAAGGCGAGGATGTAGCTGCCCCGCGTCGGATCGACCGCGAAGGCATGAACCGAAGTGAGGATGCCTGATCGCACGAGGAAGGTGCCGACCATCGACATGGAAAAGGCGACCAGCGCGAGCATCATCGTCCACGCCATAAGCGCCCCGCGCGCGGCGAGCACGCCGACCGAATGGAGCAAGGCGGTCGCTGCAAGCCACGGCATGAGCGAGGCGTTTTCGACCGGGTCCCAGAACCAGTAGCCGCCCCAGCCAAGCTCGTAATAGGCCCAGTAGCTGCCCGCGACGATGCCCGCGGTGAGGAACACCCAGCTGCCCAAGACCCAGGGGCGCATGGCACGTCCGAGCGCCGGCCCGACCTGCCGCGTGATCATGCCCGCGATGGCGATGGAAAAGGCGACCGAGAGGCCGACATAGCCGAGGTAGAGGGTCGGCGGATGAAAGGCGAGGCCCGGGTCCTGCAGCAACGGATTGAGCCCCCTGCCCTCGATCGCCGAGGGGTTGAGCCGCTCGAACGGGTTGGAGGCGAGCAACAGGAAGGTGAAAAAGCCGAGCCCGAGCGCTGCCTGTGCGCCAAGCGTTGCCGAAAGCACGCGCCCATCGAGCCGCCGCGCGAGCCAGGCCAGCGCCCCGCCCGAAAGCGACAGCACCATGACCCAAAGGAGCATCGAGCCTTCGTGATTGCCCCATGCGCCGGAGACCTTGTAGAGCATCGGCTTGGCACTGTGCGAATGCGCGGCGACCAGCTTCACCGACATGTCCGACTGAACGAAAACGGTGATCAGGCAGGCGAAGGCGAAGACCGCGAGTAGGCCCTGCGCCATGGCGATGCCGCGCATGGCCCTGAGGCGTCCGAGACTATGGGTGAGCCGCCAGTCGACGACCGCGAAGCCCAGCTGCGCAAGGCACAGGGCAGCGGCGAGCCACAGGGCGACGTGGCCGGCTTCCGCGATCACGGCGCCACCGTCTCCTGCGTCGCGTCGAGGTCGCCCAGCTCGGGCGGCATGTAGCGCTCGTCATGCTTGGCGAGGATCTTGTCGGCGTCGAAGTTGCGATCGCGCGTCACGCGCCCTTCGGCAACCACCCCGCTGCCCTCGCGAAACAGGTCGGGCACGATACCGGTGAAGGTCACTACGACTTCATGCTCGAGATCTTCGACCGTGAAACGAGTAGTGACGCCGTCATCTAGTTTCTCGATCGAACCTTGCTCGACCATCCCGCCGAGCCGCAGCGGCTGGTCGGGCGCATAGTCGGTGGTCGCAATATCGGTCGGGGTGACGAAGTAGGCAGCGCGGTCCTGCAAGCCCCAGAGGGCGAGCCCGGAGGCCGCGGCAATCGCGAGCAATGCGGCCATGGCGAGCAGCAGGCGCTGGTTCTTGGGTCGCATCATCATGGGCGGCGCAGCGCCTCGACGTCGGCTTCGGCCTTGCGCATGGCGAGAAAGCTCAGGACGACGAGCCCTGCAGTCGCGACCAGCGTGACCGAATAGGCGGCGATAACAAACGGCCAGGGGTTCATTCGTCGCCCTCCGCCTGCCGCCGCAGCCGCGCCTCGAGCTTGGTGCGCGCCAGCTCGGTTCGCATGCGCATTAGCACCACGCTTGCGAACAGCAAGGTGAAGCCGATCAGCGAGAAGAGCAGCGGCCAGCCCATCGACGGGTCGATCGTATTCTTGCCCTGGATGATCGAGATGGACGCGCCCTGATGGAGCGTGTTCCACCACACGACCGAATAATGGATGATCGGGATGTTGACCGCACCGACGATACCGAAAATGGCGCTGATCCGCCCTTCGTTGCCGGGTCCGCGTTCCTTTTCCGCGCTGCTCAGTGCGATATAGGCGAGGTAGAGGAAAAACAGCACCAGCATCGAGGTCAGCCGCCCGTCCCATTCCCACCAGGTGCCCCAGGTCGGGCGGCCCCAGATCGAACCGGTGACGAGGCACAAGGCGGCGAAGGTCGCGCCGACGGGCGCAAGCGCGCGGGCGGCGACGCCGGCAAGCGGGTGGCGCCAGACCAGCTGCATCAGCGACGCGATGGCAATACCCGTCCACGCCCCCATGCCGAGCCAGGCCGACGGCAGGTGAATGTAGAGAATGCGCGCGCTGTCACCTTGCAGATAGTCGGGCGGCGCGAAGAACAGGCCCCAGACGAGACCGACCGTTATTGCCGCGAGACCGAGCATCAGCGTCCACCCGGTGAGCGGACGCGCATAATTCAGGAATCGGGCGGGGTTGGCGAAACGGTGCATCGGCTTCGCTGTTAGCCGCTATCGGGTGGTGCTGCCAGTCTTAGCCGCGACCGATCAGCCGCTGGGCCATCGCGTCGGCAACCGCGGCCGGATCGCGCCCGCTCGCTTCGCTTTCGTCCCAGATCTGGTCGAGACGCGTCGGGATCGCCTCGATGCGCTGGCGCACGAGGTCGGCGCCGCCATCCTTCAGATATTCGGTCGAGACGTTGATAATGCCGCCGGCGTTGATGACGTAGTCGGGGCAGTAGAGGATGTCGCGCGCCTGCAGGCGCTTTCCGTCGTCGCGGGTGGCGAGCTGGTTGTTGGCCGCGCCGGCAATGATGCCCGTGTTGAGCTTGGCGATGCTGTCCTCGGTGAGGATG
This genomic interval carries:
- a CDS encoding redoxin family protein, whose amino-acid sequence is MVKRFLPLIVLLVIVAIAAWRLAVPGEERVRSQLVGQPVPEFALEPMFEDRPGLSSASLEGPRMVNLFGSWCIPCIAEAPLLDALAARGVTIDAIAVRDTPGAVRDFLDRHGDPFAAIGTDPDSAAMIAFGASGVPESFIVDRNGVITYHHQGPIMPADVEVILAEWEAVQ
- the ccmE gene encoding cytochrome c maturation protein CcmE, with the translated sequence MRPKNQRLLLAMAALLAIAAASGLALWGLQDRAAYFVTPTDIATTDYAPDQPLRLGGMVEQGSIEKLDDGVTTRFTVEDLEHEVVVTFTGIVPDLFREGSGVVAEGRVTRDRNFDADKILAKHDERYMPPELGDLDATQETVAP
- a CDS encoding cytochrome c-type biogenesis protein; its protein translation is MIWLLAAALASAPLANTQLEDPAKEAEAAALMEELRCLVCQGQSIADSDADMAGDMRHLVRTRIEAGESPEEIRTYLIERYGDWVSYKPTTSNPLLWPLFLAPLLLLALGLFLVRGRFRRKSGE
- a CDS encoding PAS domain-containing protein, which produces MVHREKGRAIKRKRASNTANQSLDLAECIKRANLGVVLTDPNQDDNPIIFANQGFLRLTGYDHSEILGRNCRFLQGELTAKEDVQRIREALRDGTDVSTSLLNYRADGSTFINRLLITPIEDSEGKVTGFLGILREVPEEEQIGTGGGQRPEHITASEVMLQEIQHRVKNHLAMVVSLIRLHANRPVTKESFLALSNRVEALALLYEELLIGEHAGRSETVAAGAYIKRVCKVLGDIAGRPSIQLKLDCAPIKLPVDPAGRLGLLVTEFLTNSFEHAFSGRSEGFIHVRLERNERLIRLCVEDNGIGLPDGSKWPYDARSVADQKTTARDAPGRLNTRSGENSTGLGGSIVLGLMKHLGAKLDIKSDRNGTKMCVTLEQEALPHN
- a CDS encoding tetratricopeptide repeat protein encodes the protein MTGFLILLGIVLLLLGIFWLAGIRGPRLTLVAAALMLGGAGYALFGRPGLPADPRVTAESQPPLPLTGARTVFFGQFQASDRWFNMAEAFAARGKTRMAAGILGSAVRENPRNFALWTGYANALVDDAGTLTPAAQLAYERAVGLAPDHPGPRFFYALAKLRSGDAEGAREDWLALLKETPAEAPWREFIEGGLALTEGQEPTGT
- a CDS encoding heme lyase CcmF/NrfE family subunit, with protein sequence MIAEAGHVALWLAAALCLAQLGFAVVDWRLTHSLGRLRAMRGIAMAQGLLAVFAFACLITVFVQSDMSVKLVAAHSHSAKPMLYKVSGAWGNHEGSMLLWVMVLSLSGGALAWLARRLDGRVLSATLGAQAALGLGFFTFLLLASNPFERLNPSAIEGRGLNPLLQDPGLAFHPPTLYLGYVGLSVAFSIAIAGMITRQVGPALGRAMRPWVLGSWVFLTAGIVAGSYWAYYELGWGGYWFWDPVENASLMPWLAATALLHSVGVLAARGALMAWTMMLALVAFSMSMVGTFLVRSGILTSVHAFAVDPTRGSYILALLAIYVGGALTLFGMTIATVKEGERFDYKSREGALVANNLLLSIILALVFIGTLYPVVAEALGSRVSVGPPYFNLVIGPFALLLALLLFIGPMLRWRRDRRPIPKSVSIAALVSAATLAGTLVLGLEMSWLSRLGLAIAPGLFVASLAPLVGRNLRRTPLSLWGMVIAHAGLAFALAGMASEASFTQERLVRALPGEQVEVGPWTIRYESVEPVVGDNWTAVQATLLASRGDGVEVLKPQSRAFTSPPTVTSEAALASRWDGQLYAVLGEGSENEGWQLRLWWKPFVTLIWLGGLLVALGGLVALIGRTLGERRRAKRIKEPGAW
- a CDS encoding heme exporter protein CcmD yields the protein MNPWPFVIAAYSVTLVATAGLVVLSFLAMRKAEADVEALRRP
- a CDS encoding DUF3775 domain-containing protein translates to MEFSTPLDMLCRIIFRAREYEAQIPTNYDEDESPDNVDGDDEDEAFSVLDDDINTSVEEELVGTLEDLADDQIAEVYALALIGRGDYEAADWDEAIEAAGEEGDIPEQILEMPMFASLLESGMAAFDLDCDGVGTLT
- a CDS encoding DUF421 domain-containing protein; its protein translation is MSTEEAARWQGTFGPILHWPHMALCSITTHLSGSSISFAISDLNWDRLTDVAVGGIVLFIFVVVMVRVLGKRATAQMNNFDWIIAVATGGILASGILLRDISIIEAMVAMAVLGACQFVVTKIFVLYPKIGSIFKADPTLLVHKGVFLRDAMKRERISEEELQSRLRFAGLTDPAAANWVILEPDGKLSVIPRDDSAITEVECLADVEFDREEIEKVDVPDAPQ
- the ald gene encoding alanine dehydrogenase, whose amino-acid sequence is MRIGVPKEIKNHEYRVGLTPSSVAELVNHGHEVFVETKAGCGIDFDDDHYRRIGATILDSAQDVFDTAEMIVKVKEPQPSEIAMLKPHHTLYTYLHLAADKPQTEGLMKSGATCIAYETVTSPANTLPLLKPMSEVAGRMSVHVGQHYLEKEQGGRGVLLGGVPGVNPGKVAIFGGGVAGINAAMMATGLRADVTIYDINPDRLAELDLHFGSTIKTQYASKPAIERAVAESHLVIGAVLVPGAAAPKLVTREMLSTMKRGSVLVDIAIDQGGCFETSKATTHDDPVYEVDGIIHYCVANMPGAVARTSTFALNNATLPGAVQIANLGPEEAMRRDPHLANGLNVSDGKVRHKAVADTFDDIDYVPVGS
- a CDS encoding endonuclease/exonuclease/phosphatase family protein; the encoded protein is MRRPTAFLGRTNIQKFSIAILAVAVLLLLAVLVSLAPSDMWFVRAVDLVREPMAYFAAMLLMAAFFINDRERPLAIIALAIVIGINVWRIWPYSAFAAAEMAIGDHATDTDRVCFTAMSVNVKVKNRDYDRISTQIEQRDPDVLFLMETDQRWINNLSSVLSTFPNVVTHAQPKAFGLVFASRLPVVKTNVVENTYRDTPTLYATLTPSPRSPVEFIGLHPKPPLPGWNTELRDKNIVNAALQTPDRLPDAIVMGDFNDVPWSRTTERFKETGGWKDPRVGRGTYPTFPANITWLGWPLDQLMVKGNVAIEAFEVLPENGSDHRAVFARFCH
- a CDS encoding 2'-5' RNA ligase family protein; the protein is MAGALIVTAMLGARDLSRLDGLRREHFPPERNFLKAHLTLFHALPPSLEAEAKALLSQLAAHHRKPDAKLSEVMSLGRGVAFRIRSDDLEALRQLIAEHFHGALTAQDNQGWRPHITIQNKVESKVAKALKTELERSFEPRPLEIAGLALHRYMDGPWEPIGRWNFRGRGSAR